One Vicia villosa cultivar HV-30 ecotype Madison, WI unplaced genomic scaffold, Vvil1.0 scaffold7, whole genome shotgun sequence genomic window carries:
- the LOC131643141 gene encoding uncharacterized protein LOC131643141 → MAGRNDAAIVAALEAMAHALEHQPNRENPPIFKGTHGPDGTLTWLKEIERIFRVMDCTPDQKGVLEYFPEDVRGKKEIKFLELRQGNKSVVEYAAKFGELAKFYQHYDGPTGEFSKCIKLENGLHTEIKKAISYQKIGVFGDLVDSCRIYEENNNAHYRVISEKRGKSQQGRGNPYDAPVGKGKEKATEGKRTSGRDALACFVSFKCGRAGHKSNVRTAEAKRCFRCGKIGHEITECKHKEMVFFNCGEEGHIGSQCQKPKKEQASGKMVVDTPAKGSVTTSLVCLKCPLSIFDRDFLVDFVYLSLRGLDVILGMNWLEYNHVHINCYDKSVRFSTPEEEGVELLSARQLRLLMKEEVQVFALVASLSIENQAIIVELQVVQEFPEVFPDEIPDVPPEREVKFSIDLVPSTKPVSMAPYRMSASELSELKKKLEELLEKNFFRPSVSSWGAPVMLVKKKDGKKAIVVVNALNQKTLHMLAMMYKELELIEQFRDMSLVCVLTPVNAFIG, encoded by the exons ATGGCTGGGAGGAACGATGCTGCAATTGTTGCTGCATTGGAGGCTATGGCTCATGCTTTGGAGCATCAGCCGAAC AGGGAGAATCCACCTATCTTTAAGGGTACTCATGGTCCTGATGGCACATTAACATGGCtgaaggagattgagagaatctTCCGCGTGATGGATTGTACTCCGGATCAaaag GGAGTTCTTgagtactttcctgaggatgttcgtggcaagaaggaaatcaAGTTCCTTGAGTTGAGACAAGGGAATAAGTCGGTTgttgagtatgctgctaagtttggtgagttgGCTAAATTTTATCAGCATTATGATGGACCAACTGGTGAATTTTCGAAGTGCATCAAGTTAGAGAACGGATTGCACACAGAAATCAAGAAGGCGATTAGTTATCAGAAGATTGGTGTCTTCGGAGATTTGGTTGATAGTTGTCGAATCTACGAGGAGAACAATAACGCTCATTATCGGGTTATTAGTGAGAAGCGAGGCAAGAGTCAACAAGGCCGTGGCAATCCTTATGATGCTCCAGTTggaaagggtaaggagaaagctaCTGAGGGCAAGAGAACTAGTGGGAGAGATGCTCTCGCTTGTTTTGTGTCCTTCAAGTGTGGAAGAGCTGGTCATAAGAGTAATGTGCGTACTGCTGAGGCCAAGAGGTGTTTCCGTTGTGGTAAGATTGGGCATGAGATAACTGAGTGCAAGCATAAGGAGATGGTTttcttcaactgtggtgaagaggggcACATTGGTAGTCAGTGTCAGaaaccaaagaaggagcaagctaGTGGAAAG ATGGTCGTCGATACTCCAGCTAAGGGATCGGTGACAACTTCTCTTGTGTGTTTAAAGTGTCCCTTGTCGATTTTCGACAGAGACTTTCTTGTCGATTTTGTTTACTTGTCGTTGAGAGGATTGGATGTGATCTTAGGTATGAACTGGTTAGAGTATAACCATGTCCATATTAATTGTTATGACAAGTCGGTGAGGTTCTCTACTCCTGAAGAAGAAGGTGTTGAATTGTTGTCTGCTAGACAGTTGCGCCTGTTAATGAAAGAAGAAGTGCAAGTGTTCGCGTTGGTGGCATCGTTGTCTATTGAGAATCAAGCTATAATAGTTGAGTTGCAAGTGGTGCAagaatttcctgaagttttccctgatgaaattcctgatgtaccgccAGAGAGAGAAGTTAAATTTTCTATTGACCTTGTACCTAGTACTAaacctgtgtctatggcaccgtacaggatgtccgCATCAGAATTGTCGGAATTGAAGAAGAAACTGGAGGAACTACTTGAGAAGAATTTCTTCAGACCAAGTGTGTCATCGTGGGGGGCTCCAGTAATGTTAgtcaagaagaaagatggaa aaAAAGCTATTGTTGTGGTCAATGCTTTAAACcaaaagactttgcatatgttggCAATGATGTATAAGGAATTGGAATTGATTGAGCAATTCAGAGACATGAGTTTGGTCTGTGTGTTGACACCTGTTaatgcttttattggctga